One window of Microbacterium sp. 1S1 genomic DNA carries:
- a CDS encoding DEAD/DEAH box helicase produces MPTTATAAPRRKKTSRRDDEAPLIPILARKVREIEAKSQRGKLGPTNRTKFQVIAFLVREERARVKADTEITDAARAELLKRLDGVATILAKTAARDTSLIQLLEADQATSPVAKRMRRDWLLESGAELPPEELIIADPAPVQVSVVPAAIAERQVTPPSVEARQLANPFLAPDLTPRPASTPRRRLDGWELMGPLYKAFETGAGGAAASMELPPAPEFDHISPKGREVMVHQSRFLEAVRAGHRSFLLADEPGLGKTAQSVLAASVAGAYPLLVVVPNVVKMNWAREVERWTPQRRATVIQGDGDDIDAFADVFIVNYEILDRHMSWLASIGLRGMVVDEAHFIKNLSSQRSQNVLSLAAQVRERTPGHDPLMLALTGTPLINDVEDFDAIWRFLGWTNGEKPGPELMEKLDATGLTPADKAFYPEARDAVISMGIVRRKKKDVAADLPDKLVADLPVQLDDEFGRSIRQAERELGARLAARYRRIIEARGDRGLAPGEIDDDIVRLVAQNELEESKAAGTGGDNVFTMVRRIGQAKALLAADYAAQLQRSVGKVVFFAKHIDVMDQAEAHFAAAGIRAVSIRGDQTNTARQQAIDAFNGDPEVGIAVCSLTAAGVGLNLQAASNVVLAELSWTAAEQTQAIDRVHRIGQDEPVTAWRIIAAHTIDTKIAELIDQKQGLAARALDGEATEETASESVQLAALTHLLREALGGR; encoded by the coding sequence ATGCCGACCACGGCAACCGCCGCCCCGCGGCGCAAGAAGACGTCCCGTCGTGACGACGAGGCACCCCTCATCCCGATTCTCGCGCGCAAGGTGCGCGAGATCGAGGCGAAGTCCCAGCGCGGCAAGCTGGGGCCCACCAACCGCACGAAGTTCCAGGTGATCGCCTTCCTGGTGCGCGAGGAGCGCGCGAGAGTGAAGGCCGACACCGAGATCACGGACGCCGCGCGCGCCGAGCTGCTCAAGCGACTCGACGGCGTCGCGACGATCCTCGCGAAGACGGCGGCGCGCGACACCTCGCTCATCCAGCTGCTCGAGGCCGACCAGGCCACGTCGCCGGTCGCCAAGCGGATGCGCCGCGACTGGTTGCTCGAGTCCGGCGCGGAGCTCCCCCCGGAGGAGCTCATCATCGCCGACCCCGCGCCCGTGCAGGTGTCGGTGGTGCCCGCGGCGATCGCCGAGCGGCAGGTCACACCGCCGTCTGTCGAGGCGCGTCAACTCGCGAATCCGTTCCTCGCGCCCGACCTGACCCCGCGTCCGGCCAGTACTCCCCGCCGCCGGCTCGACGGCTGGGAGCTCATGGGGCCGCTGTACAAGGCGTTCGAGACCGGCGCCGGCGGTGCCGCGGCATCCATGGAGCTTCCGCCGGCCCCGGAGTTCGATCACATCTCGCCCAAGGGCCGCGAGGTCATGGTGCACCAGTCGCGCTTCCTCGAGGCCGTGCGTGCCGGGCACCGCAGCTTCCTGCTCGCCGACGAGCCGGGCCTCGGCAAGACGGCGCAGTCAGTGCTCGCAGCCTCCGTCGCCGGCGCCTACCCGCTGTTGGTCGTCGTGCCCAACGTCGTCAAGATGAACTGGGCGCGTGAGGTCGAGCGGTGGACGCCGCAGCGCCGTGCCACGGTCATCCAGGGCGACGGCGACGACATCGACGCTTTCGCCGACGTGTTCATCGTCAACTACGAGATCCTCGACAGGCACATGTCCTGGCTCGCGTCGATCGGCCTGCGCGGCATGGTCGTCGATGAGGCCCACTTCATCAAGAACCTCTCCTCGCAGCGATCGCAGAACGTGCTCTCGCTCGCGGCGCAGGTGCGCGAGCGCACGCCCGGGCACGATCCGCTCATGCTCGCCCTCACCGGCACCCCGCTCATCAACGACGTCGAGGACTTCGACGCGATCTGGCGTTTCCTCGGGTGGACGAACGGCGAGAAGCCCGGTCCCGAGCTCATGGAGAAGCTCGACGCGACGGGGCTGACGCCCGCGGACAAGGCCTTCTATCCGGAGGCCCGCGACGCGGTGATCTCGATGGGCATCGTGCGACGCAAGAAGAAGGACGTCGCCGCCGACCTGCCCGACAAGCTGGTCGCCGACCTGCCCGTGCAGCTCGACGACGAGTTCGGCCGCAGCATCCGCCAGGCCGAGCGCGAGCTGGGGGCGCGGCTGGCCGCCCGTTATCGACGCATCATCGAGGCCCGCGGCGACCGCGGTCTCGCGCCCGGGGAGATCGACGACGACATCGTCCGGCTCGTGGCGCAGAACGAGCTCGAGGAGTCGAAGGCCGCCGGCACCGGAGGAGACAACGTCTTCACGATGGTGCGTCGCATCGGCCAGGCGAAGGCCCTGCTCGCGGCGGACTACGCCGCGCAGCTGCAGCGGTCCGTGGGCAAGGTCGTGTTCTTCGCGAAGCACATCGACGTCATGGATCAGGCCGAGGCGCACTTCGCCGCTGCGGGCATCCGCGCGGTGTCGATCCGCGGCGACCAGACGAACACGGCCAGGCAGCAGGCCATCGACGCCTTCAACGGCGACCCCGAGGTCGGCATCGCGGTGTGCTCCCTCACGGCGGCCGGCGTCGGTCTGAACCTGCAGGCGGCGTCGAACGTCGTCCTCGCGGAACTGTCGTGGACGGCGGCCGAGCAGACGCAGGCCATCGACCGAGTGCACCGCATCGGCCAGGACGAGCCCGTCACCGCGTGGCGCATCATCGCCGCGCACACGATCGACACGAAGATCGCGGAGCTCATCGACCAGAAGCAGGGCCTCGCGGCCCGCGCCCTGGACGGCGAGGCGACGGAGGAGACTGCGAGCGAGTCGGTGCAGCTGGCCGCGCTCACGCACCTTCTGCGCGAGGCGCTCGGCGGGCGCTGA
- a CDS encoding 6-phosphofructokinase, whose protein sequence is MKIGILTSGGDCPGLNAVIRGIVLKGTTTYDLEFVGIRDGWRGVVEGDFMPLTRHEVKGLSKVGGTILGTSRTNPYEGERGGADNIAKTLYGHKIDGIVAIGGEGTLAAADRLSKDGIKVLGVPKTIDNDLRATDYSFGFDTAVNIATDAMDRLRTTGDSHQRCMVAEVMGRHVGWIALHAGMAAGAHVICIPEVPMSLDEITALVTSAHDRGRAPLVVVSEGFKLAGMDEAYSDKGLDAFNRPRLGGIGDLLAPEIERITGIETRATILGHIQRGGSPSAFDRVLATRLGLHAADAIVDGAWGQMVAMQGTDIVRVPFADALGELNTVPRYRYDEAAALFG, encoded by the coding sequence ATGAAAATCGGCATCCTGACGAGCGGCGGCGACTGCCCCGGACTCAATGCGGTCATCCGCGGCATCGTGCTCAAGGGCACCACGACCTACGACCTGGAGTTCGTCGGCATCCGCGACGGTTGGCGCGGCGTCGTCGAGGGCGATTTCATGCCGCTGACCCGGCATGAGGTGAAGGGCCTGTCCAAGGTGGGCGGCACCATCCTCGGCACCAGCCGGACCAACCCGTACGAGGGAGAGCGCGGGGGAGCCGACAACATCGCGAAGACCCTGTACGGACACAAGATCGACGGCATCGTCGCGATCGGTGGCGAAGGCACCCTCGCTGCGGCCGATCGTCTTTCGAAGGACGGCATCAAGGTTCTGGGCGTCCCGAAGACGATCGACAACGACCTCCGTGCCACCGACTACTCCTTCGGCTTCGACACCGCGGTCAACATCGCCACGGACGCGATGGACCGCCTCCGCACGACCGGCGACTCCCACCAGCGCTGCATGGTCGCGGAGGTCATGGGGCGGCACGTCGGCTGGATCGCCCTGCACGCGGGCATGGCCGCCGGAGCTCACGTGATCTGCATCCCCGAGGTGCCGATGTCGCTCGACGAGATCACCGCGCTCGTCACTAGCGCCCACGACCGCGGTCGTGCGCCCCTCGTCGTCGTCTCCGAGGGCTTCAAGCTCGCCGGCATGGACGAGGCGTACAGCGACAAGGGTCTCGATGCGTTCAACCGCCCGCGGCTCGGCGGCATCGGCGACCTGCTCGCCCCCGAGATCGAGCGGATCACGGGGATCGAGACCCGTGCCACGATCCTCGGCCACATCCAGCGCGGCGGCTCGCCGTCGGCGTTCGACCGCGTCCTCGCGACCCGGCTCGGTCTGCACGCCGCGGACGCGATCGTCGACGGTGCGTGGGGACAGATGGTCGCGATGCAGGGCACGGACATCGTTCGCGTCCCGTTCGCGGATGCCCTGGGCGAGCTCAACACGGTGCCCCGTTACCGGTATGACGAGGCGGCCGCCCTCTTCGGCTGA
- a CDS encoding DUF559 domain-containing protein, protein MRRAVQEGTLERVRRSWLLVPDVDPRRRAAASVGGRVTCVSAAALAGWWDVGAPEVHVALPRTASRFDRDGVHVHCARGPVPVHARATVDPTLDVLFQVARCQPPVEARMIWESAIRLGAVELDTIARVRWRCDAATHLARTVRGRSDSGPETVFVERMRAIGIEVRQQVWVDGHPLDGVIGERLAIQIDGFRHHSAAGDRRRDLAADARLALRGYTVLRFDYHQVMVDGRHIEDTVLTALAHGLHRASRTGREPRDR, encoded by the coding sequence ATGCGTCGGGCGGTGCAGGAGGGGACGCTCGAGCGCGTGCGGCGGTCCTGGCTACTCGTCCCGGATGTCGATCCACGGCGCCGGGCCGCCGCTTCGGTCGGCGGGCGAGTCACCTGTGTCAGCGCTGCCGCCCTCGCCGGGTGGTGGGATGTCGGGGCGCCGGAGGTACACGTCGCGCTCCCCCGCACCGCCTCGCGGTTCGACCGCGACGGCGTGCACGTGCACTGTGCGCGAGGACCGGTGCCCGTACACGCGCGCGCGACGGTCGACCCCACGCTCGACGTCCTGTTTCAGGTCGCGCGTTGCCAACCGCCGGTCGAGGCCCGCATGATCTGGGAGTCCGCCATCCGCCTCGGCGCGGTCGAACTGGACACCATCGCACGCGTGCGATGGCGCTGTGACGCGGCGACTCACCTCGCGCGGACCGTCCGCGGCCGGTCGGACTCCGGGCCCGAGACCGTCTTCGTGGAGCGGATGCGTGCCATCGGGATCGAGGTGCGGCAGCAGGTCTGGGTAGACGGTCATCCCCTCGACGGTGTCATCGGCGAGCGTCTCGCCATCCAGATCGACGGCTTCCGCCACCACAGCGCAGCGGGCGACCGACGACGAGACCTCGCCGCCGACGCGAGGCTCGCTCTGCGCGGATACACCGTCCTGCGCTTCGACTACCACCAGGTCATGGTCGACGGCAGGCACATCGAGGACACCGTCCTCACGGCGCTCGCGCACGGTCTCCATCGGGCCAGCCGCACCGGCCGGGAACCGCGCGATCGCTGA